The DNA region ACAATAACTCCTCAAATCAAAATGCAGGAACGAGACACATGAAGTCATAAAATATCTTGAGTTTTGCGTCCACCGTTTGCATAACGAGGACCCAGGGATTCACAATTTACTTCTCTCATTATATGCCAAGCAGGTTTGGTTGGTTTTCGGTGACAAATTTTCTTTGATTCCTTATAACTTTAGAGTCATGTAATTAACCGGGAAGCAACATCTAGGGTTACTGTCTCTTTTTTCACTTGTATGACTGTGACAACTGACTATAGGTTGCTGGAGTGCTACGtaatggttttatttttcttatacatTTAGGAAGATGACAGTGCCCTGCTTCGTTTCCTGCAATGCAAATTTGGGAAAGGACGAGAAAACGGTCCCGAGTTTTTCTACGATCCCAAATATGCTTTGCGCCTGTGTctcaaagaaaagagaacccGTGCCTGTGTCCATATCTACAGCATGATGTCTATGCATGAAGAGGCAGTAGCCCTTGCTCTTCAGGTAATAATACcgttaatataaaaaatcagcTATCCTCCAGTTCCTTCTTCTTCGCACTCGCGCGATCTTTAGTTTGTTTGAAACAAAATGGCTACTGAAAGAGTCTGAATTCGCCACATTACATGATGTCAATACGTCTCAGAAAGATTGGTTGACCATTTTAGTCCGAACTTTCTTCTGGTAGTGGTTGGTTGAAAtacaacttttgttttacaGATTGATCCAGAACTGGCTATGGCTGAGGCTGATaaggttgaagatgatgaagacttGAGAAAGAAGCTCTGGCTGATGGTTGCAAAGCATGTTGTCAAGCAGGAAAAGGGAGTTAAAAGGGAAAACATAAGGAAAGCTATTGCTTTTCTCAAGGAAACTGATGGTCTTCTAAAGATAGAAGATATTTTGCCTTTCTTTCCGGACTTCGCCTTAATTGATGACTTCAAGGTTAGTCAACTTTTCCTCTTTTCAAGACACACAAACGCTAGTCTTGGACCTTACAAGTTGCTTCTACTCTCTTGTTATTTTCTTCAATTCCTCTTGCAGGAAGCGATTTGCTCATCTCTTGAGGATTACAACAAGCAAATAGAACAACTGAAAGAGGAGATGAATGATGCCACACGTGGTGCGGATAACATTAGAAATGATATTAGTGCGCTAACTCAAAGATATGCTGTAATCGACCGTGACGAGGAATGCGGGGTATGATCATCCAGCAGAACTTATCTATGATATTTATGTGCGAAGCACCAAAATTACCAGCAGAGCTTATGCTTTTCAATATATTACCAGGTTTGTAAACGTAAAATCTTGATGATGACCGGAGATTTCAGAATGGCCCAGGGATATTCTTCAGCTGGACCATTAGCTCCTTTTTATGTCTTTCCTTGTGGGCACTCTTTCCATGCACAGTGCCTGATCACACACGTCACAAGCTGTGCACACGAAGAGCAAGTAAGTTTCTAACCATGAGTTCCCTTTGCGTATTAGATTCTGCAAATTTAGTGTATTCAGTTGTTCTGGAGTGTATGCTATGATGAAAGTATTATGGGTACGATTTACTGTACCTGCagcttttttttggacaaaattatACCTGTAGCTTAGTTCTTAATTTTCCATGTTAAAATTGTGATTCCATTTTTGGTTATCCAAAAATCTGTAGGCCGAGCATATACTTGATCTGCAGAAGCAGCTGACATTGCTTGGTAGCGAAACCCGGAGGGATATAAATGGTAGCCGATCTGATGAACCCATAACAAATGCAACTACTGCAGACAAGGTATGGACATTTGTTTCGttattctttcctttttttcaatcttttcttAACATTTTTCTATGGCTTGACATATTTTCTTTACCGTGAGGCAGCTTCGGTCAGAGCTAGATGATGCTATTGCCAGCGAATGCCCGTTCTGTGGAGAATTAATGATCAACGAGATCACTTTACCTTTTATCAAACCTGAAGATTCACTAAATTCTGCATCTTGGGACCTCCGACCACCGACCAACTTAGCAAACCAGAGAACCATTTCTTTGCCTGTTTGATTCATGTCACCCagtgatttctttttttgtgtgatctCTTCTTCAGCTAGCTTTGGACTGTGAATGAGATTTTGAGTGCTGTATTATtgatgtaatattattattaaacatgCTTCTGGAGATATACATATTAAGCTGTCTCACCTACTTGTGTCTCTACTATCTAAAATGTTTTCATGACTATTTTTTCGATATGAAAGATACTATTGTATTCCATGATTTTGCATCAGTGACGCGATTCTTCCTCGgcttcaaaatctttttctGCAGATATTTTCTTGGCCAGAGCCTGCTTGGTCCAGCGCTTCAAGTCATAAGCTCTCTTGAAAGGCTTCTTCTCCCTGGTAAGTTTCCTCTTTGTAATGGCAATTGCAAGATCGTTTGGGAACAAAGTTTGCCAGACAAGGGCGTGTAGAAGCGTGGAGACAAACAACATGCAGACCATGGCCGTGGATATGAAGGAAAGAGTGAGTGCTAGAGCCCGGCTGGGGTAACCAGGTACTGCCTCTGCATACTTTATTGTTGCTACTGATGCTGTTGTCATAGGAAAAGTATATGACCACCACGCTACTGAGAACCTGCATACACCTCCTTAGCCACTTAATTGCATCAACAcatgagaaaatatataaacctGAGATTGACTTACTTGAATCCGGTGAAGAAATTGATCCGCGCTACAAGGGAGATGTATAGGAAGAGTGCAATAAAGAAGCAAGTTCTTGAACATCCGTCGAATTGGCCATATATCGTGTTCCAAGCGATACTTGCTGCTGATGGGGCAGCTATGAACATAGAATAAACAGGATGAAGCTCTTTAGGCAGAGCTTCACTTGTGGGAAGTCTCTGATAAAGTGTTACAAACACAACCAAGTAATGTGCAAAACCGACTGCCCATAGAAACTTAGCTACTTCACTCCATCCAACCTTTGAAGCTAAGATGGCCCCGACGAAATTCCCTACAACAGAAAGGTGAGAAGACGGGTTTGCGACTTTGCATAGTCGTCTTTTCCCTCCTGAAAGCCATTGCCCGTAGATCTTTAGCTCGAGGAGGAAATAAGGACCCATGAAAACGCACCAAATTGCGGGATGGAGGTATTGTCGGTTTGATAAGAACACGGGAGGTACACTGATGGCTAGAAACATGCAAACCACCCAAGGAGCGAAGAAGAAGTTGACTCGAACCGGATGAAAGTACTCTCTTTTGACAGCTTCGAAGTAGAAGATGCATTTGAGTATGTAAGTGAAGGACACAGAGACTAAGGCTACCAGTGACAATAGCCATACAACTAAGTTAATAAATGGTGTGATGTGCAAAAAGTTTGTAGCGGGACTTTTCGCTAGGGCAAGCCACAAAACAGCTTGACTGCTAAGTCCCAAACAGATACCGTAGCATCCAATCGGGAACCTTAGAAGAAACGGCCATTGCTCTTCTTTTGGAAGCAGAATATCTTCATTTTCCTGAAAGATAATACAGTTGGAACTATGCTACAGTAGTAAGCTTTgcagagagaaagataaaaggaagaaaagttgTTAGTTGTTACCTTGACTTCATCCAACTCGGGTCCTCTAAGAGCAGCGAAGTATCTTCCTGCAGAAACATTTTCATTTATGGAATCATCTTTGGTCTCACCATCTTCAGTTCTCAAAGAATTCTCAATGTCTCTCTCCCTTATTATAGAAGGCAATAGAGATTTTTGTTTGCTGAGCGTCGATTTGGTCCTAAACATACTGAAATCTGCTTTCCGACCATCTCCACCGTTGATGGTTCCGCCTATTTCAAACCCGCCAAAGCTACGACCACTCCTTGGTAAACTCTTTTTGTCGTCTCTTTCTCTAGATTCTCTGTTAAGCACTGAGAAGCCTGTCTCTAGAGATACCTGTCTGCTGAAACCTTTGTATGGTCTTTGTTTCCCTCGGTTTGGTCCTCTGTAACCAGAGAacctcttgttgttgttatcttgcTGTTGCGGTTcttgctctgcttcttcttcaacttcattgATGTCGGCGAAATTGGAATGAGCATTTGATTGTTTCATCTCCATTGATCAGGGCAATCTTTTGCTTGAAACACAggaaaatttatgtaatttgtttCTCTCGTATGCAGAGGAAACATGTTGATGTATATAGAAAGATGCAATGGACTAAGTTTAAAAAGCAACGTATGTGGTTAAGGAGAAGAAATCACGAGAGAGCTTGTTGAATGGTGTGAATTAATGCGTACGTGAGAGAACCAATACTTTCCTGGAAAGTTGCTTAGGTTTCTCGTGAAAGTGTTTCGATCCAAACAACTTGGAAACAGAGAGACCATGAAAAAACAGATAGGAAAGGTCGTTCCATTAGTCACGAGACTCAAATTGCATTTTGCTTATCTGTTCTTCCTTCTACGAAACAAAATTTGAGTCTTTAGTTGATTCGATTTCCTCTGtttgcattttgtttttaagcaaTTCGTAGGATTTAAGTCTCAcatctttaaaaaacaaaaaaaaaataaagtatctTGATCGGATAGACCAAAATCTAAGCTAATCAAACGATTCAGGACTACTATGTCAGTTTTGAAGTGGTTAAGTAGATTTTATTCAAAGCCAATTCGTTGCCGTAACCAACCTATACACAAGTAACACAACAATATAACATTAGATGTCAAAAAAGTGAATAACATTATCAACAAATAATACGTATATGTGTATTTGTCTACAACTCGTACACACacatttttaagtttatattcGAGTTATGATTTTTCAGTGGaaaataaccaaataagtaGGCTATGTTTCACAATCGTAatggtatatataaattttatatgattgaaATTTTGGAAAAGGGATAGAAAGAGTGGAGCAACCAAACATATGTGAAGAAGCaagtattcttcttcttcttcttcttttaggaGATTTTTTCCACGAATTTGGTCACTTGTTGGCTTTACTTTTCCCTTTATCCAAACAAAAACCTATGAATCACTGCGACactaaataatacaaaagtgaTAATAAATCAATTAATAGCCTCGCATGAATTGGACCAAAAGACAAACTCACATAAGCTGtcattatctctctctctctctctctctctctctctctctctctcttcttattttctttttaatttttacaccttttttgaaaaaacaaacttaaaacataaattcttgaaGAAAATGTGGTTTTCCAACCAACACGTTAGATTTATACTAGTATATGCAAGCAATTATGAGAATGAGACCGCAACAACTTGGATTTGTTTACATCCTATATGAAATGAAGCATGTAATATAACTattctattaattatattaCCTAAACGGCTAAACCTATTAAGTAAGTGTTATTGCGTTACCACCTTAAAATGTTAGCTATATTGAAACACACCTTGAAAAGTAAGTCAAATGATAAAACTAATTAACCTACATTAGCTAAAAAATCAACATCTTATTAAACCTATATTATACTGATTACATTTTGGATGTAACGTTTGGTTCAGCTGAATAGAGAGTTTGATTACTCAATTATagtataacataaaatttgtctAACGTGTTCTGTAACAATGCTAAACTAGTTTTTAGATCAAAATAGTAGGATTGCAAATCATTAtaagaatacaaaatttataaaaataggtCTCAAGTAAATAATGAGCAAGTTGGCATAAAAAAGAGCAAGTTGACAATAAAAGATGGCAAGTTgctaaaaataatgaaaatgaaaaaaatgtgtaaaTTTAACTAACGAGATGAAAATGCGATTTCGCCTaacagagaaactcaaatcagAAGTGGaaagaaatttattattttaacattttttcccTCACtatgttttgataattttggTAAGACAAACTATAAAACATAACAGTAcaaggaaaaaatataaaaaaaaggaaaataaaataaagatacaaTCTTATTTCCTTTACTTTATGCTCCCTACTTTTTCACTTTtgttataagtatatatatattccctcttttttttttcttttccatttcaTAGGTTTCACACCCAATCTCAACCATTTacaattaaattgattttaccCCCCTCTCAAAACGAACCAAACCGGTTCAAAAACAATAGCAGAATTCCaaagaatcaagaaactaaaccgagaaaaataaaaagtaaaaataataaaaattacttcATCGGTTTAAAATCCagttatctttttttctcttctcacttttttttttttacttctggtTAAGCAATTTGGATCTCTTCCTAGCTTCGCTATA from Camelina sativa cultivar DH55 chromosome 3, Cs, whole genome shotgun sequence includes:
- the LOC104771404 gene encoding guard cell S-type anion channel SLAC1-like, encoding MEMKQSNAHSNFADINEVEEEAEQEPQQQDNNNKRFSGYRGPNRGKQRPYKGFSRQVSLETGFSVLNRESRERDDKKSLPRSGRSFGGFEIGGTINGGDGRKADFSMFRTKSTLSKQKSLLPSIIRERDIENSLRTEDGETKDDSINENVSAGRYFAALRGPELDEVKENEDILLPKEEQWPFLLRFPIGCYGICLGLSSQAVLWLALAKSPATNFLHITPFINLVVWLLSLVALVSVSFTYILKCIFYFEAVKREYFHPVRVNFFFAPWVVCMFLAISVPPVFLSNRQYLHPAIWCVFMGPYFLLELKIYGQWLSGGKRRLCKVANPSSHLSVVGNFVGAILASKVGWSEVAKFLWAVGFAHYLVVFVTLYQRLPTSEALPKELHPVYSMFIAAPSAASIAWNTIYGQFDGCSRTCFFIALFLYISLVARINFFTGFKFSVAWWSYTFPMTTASVATIKYAEAVPGYPSRALALTLSFISTAMVCMLFVSTLLHALVWQTLFPNDLAIAITKRKLTREKKPFKRAYDLKRWTKQALAKKISAEKDFEAEEESRH